GCCCAACCGGAAAAGGGGGGGACAGCCCGCGCTGCCTGACGGCCGCGCCGCCCAATGACGTGAGGGAAGGCGGCAAGGCCAGCCAATCCCCGCTCCGAGGGGGCGGGAGGAGCGCCTCTTAAAGCGGCCCCTCCGGTGGGCCCCGCTCCACGCGATTAGCATCCTAAGCCCGGCCCACACCCGCAACCAACCAATCACAGCCCagcggggggcgggcgggccACGCCCACCGCGGGGCTTCCCCGAAGGGGCGGGGGGAGGGCGCGGCGCATGCAAATGAGATGCAAACGAGATGCAAATGAGGCGCGCCGTGCGGAAGCGCTgcgaggaggcggcggcggcggcggccggaCCCGGGGGGCGCGGGTGAGAGCTGGGGGGGTCCTAANNNNNNNNNNNNNNNNNNNNNNNNNNNNNNNNNNNNNNNNNNNNNNNNNNNNNNNNNNNNNNNNNNNNNNNNNNNNNNNNNNNNNNNNNNNNNNNNNNNNNNNNNNNNNNNNNNNNNNNNNNNNNNNNNNNNNNNNNNNNNNNNNNNNNNNNNNNNNNNNNNNNNNNNNNNNNNNNNNNNNNNNNNNNNNNNNNNNNNNNNNNNNNNNNNNNNNNNNNNNNNNNNNNNNNNNNNNNNNNNNNNNNNNNNNNNNNNNNNNNNNNNNNNNNNNNNNNNNNNNNNNNNNNNNNNNNNNNNNNNNNNNNNNNNNNNNNNNNNNNNNNNNNNNNNNNNNNNNNNNNNNNNNNNNNNNNNNNNNNNNNNNNNNNNNNNNNNNNNNNNNNNNNNNNNNNNNNNNNNNggggggggggggcggggtgggTGGCCAGAGGTGACCGTGGGGGATGGGCGTGATGGGCCAGCAGAGGTGGCCATGGGGGGTGGGGGACCACGGGTGGCCGGGGGGTCCTCAGTTGGGCCACCTCAGTTGGCCATAAGTGGTCATGGTGGCCACGGGTGATGGGTGGCCATGGGTGATGGGCGTGATGGGCCACCAGAGGTGGCCATGGGTGGTCATTGACCATGGGGGGTGGGGGACCACGGGTGGCCGGGGTGTGATGGGCCACCTCAGTTGGCCATAGGTGGTCATGGTGGTTGTGGGTGATGGGTGACCACGGGTGACCAGAGGTGTTTGGGTGTGATGGGTCACCAGAGCTGACCACGGGTGATGGGTGACCACGGGCGTTGGGTGACGGGTGATCATGGGTGGCCGGGTGTGATGGGCCACCTCAGTTGGCCATAGGTGGTCATGGTGGCCGTGGGTGATGGGTGACCACGGGTGATGGGTGGCCATGGGTGCCCGCAGGTGGCCAGGTGCGATGGCTCACCTCAGTTGACCATCAGCGTTGGGTGGCCATGGGTGATGGGTGGCAGTGGGTGACAAGAGGTGGCCGGGTATGATGGGTCACCACAGATGACCACAGGTGATGGGTGACCACGGGCGTTGGGTGACCACGGGTGATGGCTGACCGTGGGTGGCCAGGCGTGGTGGGGCACCTCAGTTGACCGCAGGTCATGGCTGACCATGGGTGATGGGTGGCCATGGGTGATGGCTGACCACGGGTGCCCACAGGTGGCCGGGCGTGACGGGTCACCATGGGCGATAGGTGGCCAGGGCCGAGTGTGACGGCTCGCCACGCCTGGCCACGGCTGATGGGTGGTGACCAGAAATGACCACGGCTGGGTGTGACGGGTCACCGCGTCTGACCACAGGTGACCGGAGCTGATCGGAGGTGACCACAGGTGACCGTCGACCACCGCCCCCACCCGCCATGACGGCGCCGCAGCGCCGCGTCCGCCTGAAGCCGTGGCTGCTGGCGCAGGTGGAGAGCCGGCGCTACCCGGGGCTGCAGTGGGTGGACAAGCGGCAGCGCCTCTTCTGCATCCCCTGGCACCACGCCACGCGGCACCTCCCGCCCCAGGAGGACGACGGCACCATCTTCAAGGTGGGACCGCGCCGCGCAACGCGCCTAACGTGGCCCCAGCCGCCCCGCCTCGAACGGGGCCCGTCCGTGGCCCTAACCCCAATGAGCCCGTCCGTGACCCCAACCCTAATGAGCCCGTCCGTGGTCCCAACCCTAATGAGCCCGTCCGTGACCCTAACCCTAATGAGCCCGTCTGTGACCCCAACCCTAATGAGCCCGTCCGTGGTCCTAACCCTCATGAGCCCGTCCGTGACCCCAATCCTAATGAGCCCGTCCGTTACCCTCTCCTAGTGACCCCAACCCTAATGACCCTGACCCTGTCTCTAATGACCCCATGTCTAATGACTCCATCCGTGATCCTAACCCTAACGGCCACAATGCTAATGAGCCCCCCCATGATCCTAACCCTAATGACCCCATCCGTGAACACAACCCTAATGACCCCACCCCGTCTCTAATGACCCCATCCATGATCCTGACCCTAATGAGCATAACTCCAACAAGCCTATCTGTGACCCTGACCCTAACGACCCCTTCCATAGTGACCCTGACCCTAACGACCCTATCCCAACTGCCCCTAACCCTAACGACCCTTTCCATGGTGACCCTGACCCTAATGACCCTTTCCCTGATGACCCTAATGACCCTATCCCAACTGACCCCAACTCCAGTGACCCTGCCCCTAACGACCCTTTCCATGGTGACCCCGACCCTAACGACCCTACCCCTAGCGACCCCCCACCCTAGCGACCCTTTCCCCGACCCCAAACCCCTGACCCCGTCCCCCGCCGCGCCCCCAGGCGTGGGCCACGGAGACGGGGAAGTTCACGGAGGGGGTGGACGAGCCCGACCCCGCCAAGTGGAAGGCCAACCTGCGCTGCGCCCTCAACAAGAGCCGCGAGTTCCGCCTGCGCTACGACGGCACCAAGGACGCCCCCCCCAAGCCCTACAAGGTGTACGAGGTCTGCGAGGCCGACGGCGCAGGTAGGGGGCCCCCGGCTCCACCCCACAAGTCCTGAGCGCCCCACGGGGCCACAGGGTCCTACGGGGTCCCGGTGCACCCCAAAGCTCCAGCACCCCACAAGGATCTGGCACCCCCTGGGACCACCAGCACCCTACAGGTTCCTGGAGGTCCCATGgggccccagcaccccacaaGGATCTGGCACCCCACAAGTCCCCGACACCCCatgggacccccagcaccccacaagTCCCTGACACCCCATGGGACCCCCAGTACCCCACAAGTCCCTGACACCCCATGGGACCACCAGTACCCCATGGGACCCTCAGCGCCCCACAAGTCCCCGACACCCCATGGGACCCCCAGCGCCCCACAAGTCCTCAGTGCCCCACAAGTCCCCAGCACCCCATGGGACCCCCAGCGCCCCCCAAGTCCTCAGCACCCCACAAGTCCCCGGCACCCCATGGGACCCCCAGCGCCCCCCAAGTCCTCAGTACCCCACAAGTCCCCGACACCCCATGGGACCCCCAGCGCCCCACAAGTCCCCGGCACCCCATGGGACCCCCAGCGCCCCACAAGTCCCCGGCACCCCATGGGACCCCCAGCGCCCCACAAGCCCTCAGCGCCCCGTTCCCCTCTCTCCCTCGCAGACGCGGTGGCCGGGGACGACTTCGTCTGCGGCGGGGAGGAGGACGTGAGCCAGGTACCTACGGGgcaacgggggggggggacacggacagccccctgcctgccccacacTTGGGGGTCCCCCACCCCATAACTGCCCACGCtctctgcctcccagctgcagaagctgATGTCCCTCAGCATCGACGGTGAGCCGGCCGTGGGGGGCGCCCCATGGGGGGGCGGCGAGGTGGGGGCATCCCCGGCCGCCCCCCAACCCCGCTGCCCCCCAGACGCCACCGTCCACACCGGGGACCTGCTGCCCCCCTACCCCTGGCCCAAGGAGGAGCCCCCCTTCGGCAGCGGCTGCCCCATGGGGCCCTTCCTGCCCGGGGGGGCGGTGGCGGCCCCCGAGCTGCCCCCCGGCGCTGCCGGCACTGCGCCCCCCCCGGCCACCCTGGCGCCCATGGAGCACGGGGTCCCCAACCTGCTCATCAGCCCCCACTTGCTGCCACGTGAGCACCCTGGGGTGGGCGTGGGGTGGGCGTGGGGTGGGCGGGCATTGGCCACGGGTgtggggtggctgtggggtgggCGTGGGGTTGACAGCCATGGATGACAAGGGGGGGGCGCATGGGGGTGGCCATGGGGTGGTTGGTGATGGCCATGGGTGGTTGGACGTGGCCATGGGGTGGTTGGACGTGGCTGTGGGGTGGCCATGGGGTGGTTGGACGTGGCTGTGGGGTTGACAGTGGTGGAGGACAGTGGGGGAACATGGATGTGTGGGGCCGtggaggggctgggcagggctgtggcCATTGGCCATGGGTGTGAGGTGGCCGTGGGGTGGTTGGGACACGGGTCTGAGGTGGCCGACCGTGGCCTTGGGGTTGCCATTGGGTGGTTGGTTGTGGGGTTGGCAGCGATGGATGACACCGGGGGGGCATGGATGAGGCCAGGGGGTGGCTGAAGGTGGCCATGGGGTGGTTGGACGTGGACGGGCACGGGGCTGACGTTGGGGTGGCCGTGGGCTGGCTGGTCGTGGCCGTGGGGTGGCTGGGGGTGAGAGGGCACGGAGGGCTTGGGGTTGGCCGTGGTTTCTGACGACAACGGGGGCACAGCTACGGGGCGGCCGGACCCGGGGTGCCCTCGGGGCGCTGCCGGCGCGCGGCTCAGGCCCCCgtgtgtcgtccccccccccggcagtGACCGACCTGGAGCTCAAGTTCCAGTACCGGGGCCGCCAGGTCTGCGTCCTCACCATCAGCAACCCCCACGGCTGCCGCCTCTTCCACAGCAGCCtggagcccacgcaggagcaggtggagCTCTTCGGGCCGCTGACGCTGGAGCAGGTCCGCTTCCCCGCCGCCGACGGCATCCCCAACGAGAAGCAGCGCTTCTACACCCACCAGCTGCTGGACGTGCTCGACCGCGGGCTCAtcctggagctgcagggccaGGACATCTACGCCATCCGCCTCTGCCAGTGCAAGGTCTTCTGGAGCGGGCCCTGCGCCGCCCACCGCGCCGGCCCCAACCCCATCGAGAGGGAGAAGAAGACCAAGCTCTTCAGCCTCGAGGGGTTTCTCAACGGTGAGGGGCGGGGGGGCAGAGGTCGGGGTCGTCTCCTGTGCCCCCCCgccgtggggatggggacgtCGTGTTGGTGTAGGGGACGTCACGGTGGCTTGGGGGACACCTCGTTGGTGTGGGGGACACCAAGGTGGTGTGGGGGACACTGTGTTGGTGTGGGGGACACTGCGTTAGTGTGGGGGACATCGCGTTGGTGTGGGGGACACCTCGTTGGTGTGGGGGACATCACATTGGTGTGGGGGACATTGCGTTGGTGTGGGGGACACCTCGTTGGTGTGGGGGACATCACGTTGGTGTGGGGGACATCAAGGTGGTGTGGGGGACACCTCGTTGGTGTGGGGGACTCCAACCAGCACACGGGGACCTGCTGGGGTGGAAGGTCACCATGATGCCATGGGGGACACCTCGTTGGTGTGGGGGACACCAAGGTGGTGTGGGGGACATCAAGGTGGTGTGGGGGACACCTCGTTGGTGTGGGGGACACCATGTTGATGTGGGGGACATCGCGTTGGTGTGGGGGACACTGCGTTGGTGGGGACATCGCGTTGGTGTGGGGGACACCACATTGGTGTGGGGGACATCGCGTTGGTGTGGGGGACTCCAACCAGCACACGGGGACCTGCTGGGGTGGAAGGTCACCATGATGCCATGGGGGACACCACGTTGGTGTGGGGGACACCTTGTGGGTGTGGGGGACACCAGCTGGAAGATGGAGCCTGGATGTCCTGGGGGGACTCAGGCCactgggggggacacggggcagcaCATGGGGACCGGGTGGCACAGGGACAACGCCAGCACGGGCACTGCCCCCAGAAGGAGCACCAGCAGGGCCGGCGCTGCCCCTCACCGCGGCGCCTGCCCCCCAGGCTTGATCCTGTTCCAGAAGGGGCAGACCACCACGCCGCCCCCCTTCGAGATCTTCTTCTGCTTCGGCGAGGAGTGGCCGGACCAGAAGCCCAAGGAGAAGAAGCTGATCACGGTGCAGGTGAGGGGACGAGCGGCACCGCGCCGGGGGCACCGGCGGCAGCGCCGGGGCTGACGCCGGGGGGGCTCTTGCAGGTGGTGCCGGTGGCGGCgcggctgctgctggagatgttCTCGGGGGAGCTGTCGTGGTCGGCCGACAGCATCCCGCTGCAGATCTCCCACCCCGACCTGAAGGACAGGATGGTGGAGCAGTTCAAGGAGCTCTACCAGCtctggcagagccagcagcgccTGCCGCAGCCCCCGGCGCGCGCCGAGCCCGGCCCCTGGGCGCTGCCGCCCGGGTCCCTGCCCCAGTGAGGGGACCTGGGGGACGGCCCCGCGGCGCCCGATGCcaccgtggggctgggggagatggGGACACCCGGCACCGCGGGACCACAACGGGGCAGGGACGGGGCCGGGCTTGCCCACCGGGGAGCCGTCACTGGGCTACACGGGACCAAGAGCGCAgtgccgcagccccccggcaggTTTGGGGAGAAACGGCGAGAAATTGGGGCCAGGATGAGGACACCCAGCGCCAACGGGCCCAGGAGGGTGAAcggccctggggacagcggcGCTGCGGGGACACCGCAGCTCAAGgaccgccgccgccgccgctccagGCCCTGGGTGCCCCtccagccccgccgccctccccagCCCGCGTGCACCCAAGAACCAGGCGGGGCCGGgggttttttaatttatttttcttttttttttttggaatttttgtgtttaattgtTCTCGAGATGGCTACAACACCAGACGGAACAGCATGCGCGCCCGCGGGGCCCCGCGCGCCCGGGGCCGtctcccagccctgtccctgcacTCGCTCGAGCCGTCACCGCCGCGCTCGGTCAAACCCCAAAgaaaccaaataataataaaaaccaaaaaaaaaaacaatccaaaaagaaaaaaaggaactaaaaaaaaagaaaaaaaaatataatatatatatttaaacagtcTGTCCCGCCTGCGTCTGCTCCAGgaggccgccgccgccgcgcgtCCCCGGGCCGAGCCCCGGcctccccctgctgcccacacgaggggccgggggggggtggggggcgcccagcagcccccccctCGCTGCTAGGTACACTGGAAACCCCCTGGTTCCTGAAGGAATCggtgtttatttctttagttttcatttcacagaaagttTTCTACTTTTGCACTCTTTGTTTTGCTGCCAGGCAAATTCGTGTTCTGCCGGTGGTTCTGGTTCCTGGTGGCTTTGTTTtcgtgtgttttgttttttgtattttatttttttttgtattttttcccccgtttgttttcttgtttggggGCCGTGGCGCAGCCGCGGGACGCGCCGAGCCCTCCTCCGGCACGCGGCGGCTGCCCGGGCTGGCGGGACGCGCTGGAGCGAGTGAAAGCCCTCGGCCGCGACGAAGGTTGCTGATTGTGGGACACGTTCTCGTTTTCTTCGTTTCCTGTCTTCTTCTAATTAAAAGACAttcctgggaggggagggagggagggagggagggagggggtcAGGGTGGCAGCGGGGTGGCGACGCCGCGGCGTGCCGCTGCGGCCCCCAGCCCTACCTGGGAGATGGGCGCCGCGCCGGTGCCGG
The nucleotide sequence above comes from Oxyura jamaicensis isolate SHBP4307 breed ruddy duck unplaced genomic scaffold, BPBGC_Ojam_1.0 oxyUn_random_OJ101838, whole genome shotgun sequence. Encoded proteins:
- the LOC118160130 gene encoding interferon regulatory factor 5-like isoform X1, translating into MTAPQRRVRLKPWLLAQVESRRYPGLQWVDKRQRLFCIPWHHATRHLPPQEDDGTIFKAWATETGKFTEGVDEPDPAKWKANLRCALNKSREFRLRYDGTKDAPPKPYKVYEVCEADGADAVAGDDFVCGGEEDVSQLQKLMSLSIDGEPAVGGAPWGGGEVGASPAAPQPRCPPDATVHTGDLLPPYPWPKEEPPFGSGCPMGPFLPGGAVAAPELPPGAAGTAPPPATLAPMEHGVPNLLISPHLLPPVTDLELKFQYRGRQVCVLTISNPHGCRLFHSSLEPTQEQVELFGPLTLEQVRFPAADGIPNEKQRFYTHQLLDVLDRGLILELQGQDIYAIRLCQCKVFWSGPCAAHRAGPNPIEREKKTKLFSLEGFLNGLILFQKGQTTTPPPFEIFFCFGEEWPDQKPKEKKLITVQVVPVAARLLLEMFSGELSWSADSIPLQISHPDLKDRMVEQFKELYQLWQSQQRLPQPPARAEPGPWALPPGSLPQ
- the LOC118160130 gene encoding interferon regulatory factor 5-like isoform X2, encoding MTAPQRRVRLKPWLLAQVESRRYPGLQWVDKRQRLFCIPWHHATRHLPPQEDDGTIFKAWATETGKFTEGVDEPDPAKWKANLRCALNKSREFRLRYDGTKDAPPKPYKVYEVCEADGADAVAGDDFVCGGEEDVSQLQKLMSLSIDGEPAVGGAPWGGGEVGASPAAPQPRCPPDATVHTGDLLPPYPWPKEEPPFGSGCPMGPFLPGGAVAAPELPPGAAGTAPPPATLAPMEHGVPNLLISPHLLPLTDLELKFQYRGRQVCVLTISNPHGCRLFHSSLEPTQEQVELFGPLTLEQVRFPAADGIPNEKQRFYTHQLLDVLDRGLILELQGQDIYAIRLCQCKVFWSGPCAAHRAGPNPIEREKKTKLFSLEGFLNGLILFQKGQTTTPPPFEIFFCFGEEWPDQKPKEKKLITVQVVPVAARLLLEMFSGELSWSADSIPLQISHPDLKDRMVEQFKELYQLWQSQQRLPQPPARAEPGPWALPPGSLPQ